A single window of Toxotes jaculatrix isolate fToxJac2 chromosome 4, fToxJac2.pri, whole genome shotgun sequence DNA harbors:
- the si:dkey-237i9.8 gene encoding platelet endothelial cell adhesion molecule isoform X4 — MGLLLLLTSSLLSNYFHPGIAVDMKQLFTIRNITLSIEPSNNVTRDTDVTLRCKASVSSTGDQVLNREYTIYKDSNIVYTKSSSTSEDLLYPLPKARVSNIGRYKCKINIEDRQMTSEAEKLTVTGMSNPVLRLNKSEISEGEEVTATCTAHGETGSIIFYINEGSKIIQEERVNSDQLEVKIHFGVGIHMIHCSYIVLMAPETFKSERSNTATVSVKEHNIRPVLEISPQSKIYEGDHLNVLCTIRGFPKSYGTVRLYLNHGDRLLGTGNTEVNHSLVALAKDPGDFECKLEMGRISKVDTKTVSVMELFSKPTLTITPSEIFQNEFMTLTCRSEIYVSERLSTEELTYNLEPDDSGLTKRSPGVYTGYALLDNANYTCVAKAKGIMKFSETLTVRPKVSVSVPKISVDGKVVLGQPFKIRCHSENGSLPINYTLQKGHEQLKTTSIELPTQQALFTVTIAKPEEIREYKCKAKNNHRPASSSEGLVAAVIEPLTNLTLTVIPPLSEISEGDHLYLICGTKGTPPVTFRWYRSGRKQPLYTTTSDSNNTAYQVPSLSKHHSGRYHCEAVNHANNVIHSEMVNIEVRLALWKKALIGGVCLLVALVLVAVGLLYFKSKRGRETYSPSTQLLRMVRTAVSVWSDRPPEAANDEESSAVSSEPDVEYTEVVHPQPVDTARVPLRKGTDTVYSELKNPPHGAPDHHDY; from the exons ATGGGCCTCCTACTACTGCTCACCTCCTCGCTCCTGTCTAACT ACTTCCATCCAGGGATAGCAGTGGACATGAAGCAGT TATTCACGATAAGAAACATCACCCTGTCCATTGAGCCCAGCAATAATGTGACTCGAGACACTGATGTGACTCTGAGATGCAAGGCCAGTGTCAGCAGCACGGGGGACCAGGTACTGAATCGTGAGTATACAATATACAAGGACAGCAACATTGTCTACACCAAGAGCTCCAGCACTTCAGAGGATCTTCTGTACCCGCTGCCCAAGGCCAGAGTCTCCAACATTGGCAGGTATAAGTGCAAGATCAACAttgaggacagacagatgacCAGCGAAGCCGAAAAACTCACAGTAACAG GCATGTCAAACCCAGTTCTCCGCCTTAACAAAAGTGAGATCAGTGAAGGGGAGGAGGTAACGGCCACGTGTACAGCACACGGCGAGACAGGCTCCATCATCTTCTACATCAATGAGGGTTCCAAAATTATTCAGGAGGAAAGGGTCAACTCCGACCAGTTGGAAGTCAAGATTCACTTCGGCGTTGGCATCCACATGATTCACTGTTCCTATATTGTCCTCATGGCACCAGAAACCTTCAAGTCCGAACGCAGCAACACTGCCACTGTTTCAGTCAAAG AACATAACATCAGACCAGTTTTGGAGATTTCACCTCAGTCCAAGATCTATGAAGGAGACCATCTCAATGTCTTGTGCACCATCAGAGGCTTTCCCAAAAGCTATGGAACAGTCCGCCTCTATTTGAACCACGGCGACAGGCTTCTTGGCACTGGAAACACCGAAGTCAACCACAGCTTGGTCGCACTGGCAAAGGACCCCGGGGATTTTGAGTGCAAATTAGAGATGGGACGCATATCAAAAGttgacacaaaaacagtttcagtgatGG agctgttttcaaaGCCCACCCTCACCATTACTCCCTCTgaaatttttcaaaatgaattcaTGACACTAACCTGCAGAAGTGAGATCTACGTTTCTGAAAGACTCAGCACAGAAGAGCTGACTTACAATCTTGAGCCGGATGACAGCGGACTGACCAAGAGAAGCCCTGGCGTATATACTGGCTACGCCCTGCTGGATAATGCCAACTATACCTGTGTAGCTAAAGCCAAGGGCATCATGAAATTCAGTGAAACCCTGACTGTACGTCCTAAAG TTTCTGTCTCCGTTCCAAAGATCTCAGTGGATGGCAAAGTGGTGCTAGGACAACCCTTCAAGATCCGCTGTCACTCAGAAAATGGCAGCTTGCCGATCAACTACACCCTGCAGAAGGGGCATGAGCAGCTGAAAACAACCAGCATAGAGCTGCCCACTCAGCAAGCTCTCTTCACAGTCACCATCGCCAAGCCTGAGGAAATAAGGGAGTACAAGTGCAAGGCTAAGAATAATCACAGGCCAGCCTCATCCAGTGAAGGTCTCGTTGCTGCTGTTATAG AGCCTTTGACGAACCTGACTCTGACTGTCATCCCCCCCTTATCGGAAATCTCTGAGGGAGATCATCTCTACTTGATATGTGGCACTAAAGGCACACCGCCGGTCACCTTCAGGTGGTACCGTTCtggaagaaaacagccactgtaCACCACCACGTCTGACTCGAACAACACGGCCTACCAGGTCCCCAGTTTGTCCAAACATCACAGTGGTAGATACCACTGTGAGGCTGTCAACCACGCCAACAACGTCATCCACAGTGAGATGGTCAACATAGAGG TACGCCTGGCGCTGTGGAAGAAAGCACTAATCGGGGGAGTTTGTCTGCTAGTGGCGTTGGTGCTGGTGGCTGTGGGTTTGCTGTACTTCAAATCCAAAAGAGGTAGAGAGACCTACAGTCCCTCAACTCAACTGT TGAGGATGGTCAGaactgcagtcagtgtgtggagTGATCGACCACCTGAAGCAG CCAATGATGAGGAAAGCAGTGCTGTGTCCAGTGAACCTGATGTGGAGTACACAGAGGTGGTGCATCCCCAGCCAGTGGATACTGCCAGAG TCCCACTGAGAAAAGGCACAGACACAGTGTACAGCGAGCTCAAAAACCCGCCACATG GTGCT
- the si:dkey-237i9.8 gene encoding platelet endothelial cell adhesion molecule isoform X1 produces MGLLLLLTSSLLSNYFHPGIAVDMKQLFTIRNITLSIEPSNNVTRDTDVTLRCKASVSSTGDQVLNREYTIYKDSNIVYTKSSSTSEDLLYPLPKARVSNIGRYKCKINIEDRQMTSEAEKLTVTGMSNPVLRLNKSEISEGEEVTATCTAHGETGSIIFYINEGSKIIQEERVNSDQLEVKIHFGVGIHMIHCSYIVLMAPETFKSERSNTATVSVKEHNIRPVLEISPQSKIYEGDHLNVLCTIRGFPKSYGTVRLYLNHGDRLLGTGNTEVNHSLVALAKDPGDFECKLEMGRISKVDTKTVSVMELFSKPTLTITPSEIFQNEFMTLTCRSEIYVSERLSTEELTYNLEPDDSGLTKRSPGVYTGYALLDNANYTCVAKAKGIMKFSETLTVRPKVSVSVPKISVDGKVVLGQPFKIRCHSENGSLPINYTLQKGHEQLKTTSIELPTQQALFTVTIAKPEEIREYKCKAKNNHRPASSSEGLVAAVIEPLTNLTLTVIPPLSEISEGDHLYLICGTKGTPPVTFRWYRSGRKQPLYTTTSDSNNTAYQVPSLSKHHSGRYHCEAVNHANNVIHSEMVNIEVRLALWKKALIGGVCLLVALVLVAVGLLYFKSKRGRETYSPSTQLLRMVRTAVSVWSDRPPEAANDEESSAVSSEPDVEYTEVVHPQPVDTARVPLRKGTDTVYSELKNPPHGAPDHHDYGSVAYAELQGEQPEISHHPPYVNSYQDLPVPVD; encoded by the exons ATGGGCCTCCTACTACTGCTCACCTCCTCGCTCCTGTCTAACT ACTTCCATCCAGGGATAGCAGTGGACATGAAGCAGT TATTCACGATAAGAAACATCACCCTGTCCATTGAGCCCAGCAATAATGTGACTCGAGACACTGATGTGACTCTGAGATGCAAGGCCAGTGTCAGCAGCACGGGGGACCAGGTACTGAATCGTGAGTATACAATATACAAGGACAGCAACATTGTCTACACCAAGAGCTCCAGCACTTCAGAGGATCTTCTGTACCCGCTGCCCAAGGCCAGAGTCTCCAACATTGGCAGGTATAAGTGCAAGATCAACAttgaggacagacagatgacCAGCGAAGCCGAAAAACTCACAGTAACAG GCATGTCAAACCCAGTTCTCCGCCTTAACAAAAGTGAGATCAGTGAAGGGGAGGAGGTAACGGCCACGTGTACAGCACACGGCGAGACAGGCTCCATCATCTTCTACATCAATGAGGGTTCCAAAATTATTCAGGAGGAAAGGGTCAACTCCGACCAGTTGGAAGTCAAGATTCACTTCGGCGTTGGCATCCACATGATTCACTGTTCCTATATTGTCCTCATGGCACCAGAAACCTTCAAGTCCGAACGCAGCAACACTGCCACTGTTTCAGTCAAAG AACATAACATCAGACCAGTTTTGGAGATTTCACCTCAGTCCAAGATCTATGAAGGAGACCATCTCAATGTCTTGTGCACCATCAGAGGCTTTCCCAAAAGCTATGGAACAGTCCGCCTCTATTTGAACCACGGCGACAGGCTTCTTGGCACTGGAAACACCGAAGTCAACCACAGCTTGGTCGCACTGGCAAAGGACCCCGGGGATTTTGAGTGCAAATTAGAGATGGGACGCATATCAAAAGttgacacaaaaacagtttcagtgatGG agctgttttcaaaGCCCACCCTCACCATTACTCCCTCTgaaatttttcaaaatgaattcaTGACACTAACCTGCAGAAGTGAGATCTACGTTTCTGAAAGACTCAGCACAGAAGAGCTGACTTACAATCTTGAGCCGGATGACAGCGGACTGACCAAGAGAAGCCCTGGCGTATATACTGGCTACGCCCTGCTGGATAATGCCAACTATACCTGTGTAGCTAAAGCCAAGGGCATCATGAAATTCAGTGAAACCCTGACTGTACGTCCTAAAG TTTCTGTCTCCGTTCCAAAGATCTCAGTGGATGGCAAAGTGGTGCTAGGACAACCCTTCAAGATCCGCTGTCACTCAGAAAATGGCAGCTTGCCGATCAACTACACCCTGCAGAAGGGGCATGAGCAGCTGAAAACAACCAGCATAGAGCTGCCCACTCAGCAAGCTCTCTTCACAGTCACCATCGCCAAGCCTGAGGAAATAAGGGAGTACAAGTGCAAGGCTAAGAATAATCACAGGCCAGCCTCATCCAGTGAAGGTCTCGTTGCTGCTGTTATAG AGCCTTTGACGAACCTGACTCTGACTGTCATCCCCCCCTTATCGGAAATCTCTGAGGGAGATCATCTCTACTTGATATGTGGCACTAAAGGCACACCGCCGGTCACCTTCAGGTGGTACCGTTCtggaagaaaacagccactgtaCACCACCACGTCTGACTCGAACAACACGGCCTACCAGGTCCCCAGTTTGTCCAAACATCACAGTGGTAGATACCACTGTGAGGCTGTCAACCACGCCAACAACGTCATCCACAGTGAGATGGTCAACATAGAGG TACGCCTGGCGCTGTGGAAGAAAGCACTAATCGGGGGAGTTTGTCTGCTAGTGGCGTTGGTGCTGGTGGCTGTGGGTTTGCTGTACTTCAAATCCAAAAGAGGTAGAGAGACCTACAGTCCCTCAACTCAACTGT TGAGGATGGTCAGaactgcagtcagtgtgtggagTGATCGACCACCTGAAGCAG CCAATGATGAGGAAAGCAGTGCTGTGTCCAGTGAACCTGATGTGGAGTACACAGAGGTGGTGCATCCCCAGCCAGTGGATACTGCCAGAG TCCCACTGAGAAAAGGCACAGACACAGTGTACAGCGAGCTCAAAAACCCGCCACATG GTGCT
- the si:dkey-237i9.8 gene encoding platelet endothelial cell adhesion molecule isoform X3, with amino-acid sequence MGLLLLLTSSLLSNYFHPGIAVDMKQLFTIRNITLSIEPSNNVTRDTDVTLRCKASVSSTGDQVLNREYTIYKDSNIVYTKSSSTSEDLLYPLPKARVSNIGRYKCKINIEDRQMTSEAEKLTVTGMSNPVLRLNKSEISEGEEVTATCTAHGETGSIIFYINEGSKIIQEERVNSDQLEVKIHFGVGIHMIHCSYIVLMAPETFKSERSNTATVSVKEHNIRPVLEISPQSKIYEGDHLNVLCTIRGFPKSYGTVRLYLNHGDRLLGTGNTEVNHSLVALAKDPGDFECKLEMGRISKVDTKTVSVMELFSKPTLTITPSEIFQNEFMTLTCRSEIYVSERLSTEELTYNLEPDDSGLTKRSPGVYTGYALLDNANYTCVAKAKGIMKFSETLTVRPKVSVSVPKISVDGKVVLGQPFKIRCHSENGSLPINYTLQKGHEQLKTTSIELPTQQALFTVTIAKPEEIREYKCKAKNNHRPASSSEGLVAAVIEPLTNLTLTVIPPLSEISEGDHLYLICGTKGTPPVTFRWYRSGRKQPLYTTTSDSNNTAYQVPSLSKHHSGRYHCEAVNHANNVIHSEMVNIEVRLALWKKALIGGVCLLVALVLVAVGLLYFKSKRGRETYSPSTQLLRMVRTAVSVWSDRPPEAANDEESSAVSSEPDVEYTEVVHPQPVDTARGAPDHHDYGSVAYAELQGEQPEISHHPPYVNSYQDLPVPVD; translated from the exons ATGGGCCTCCTACTACTGCTCACCTCCTCGCTCCTGTCTAACT ACTTCCATCCAGGGATAGCAGTGGACATGAAGCAGT TATTCACGATAAGAAACATCACCCTGTCCATTGAGCCCAGCAATAATGTGACTCGAGACACTGATGTGACTCTGAGATGCAAGGCCAGTGTCAGCAGCACGGGGGACCAGGTACTGAATCGTGAGTATACAATATACAAGGACAGCAACATTGTCTACACCAAGAGCTCCAGCACTTCAGAGGATCTTCTGTACCCGCTGCCCAAGGCCAGAGTCTCCAACATTGGCAGGTATAAGTGCAAGATCAACAttgaggacagacagatgacCAGCGAAGCCGAAAAACTCACAGTAACAG GCATGTCAAACCCAGTTCTCCGCCTTAACAAAAGTGAGATCAGTGAAGGGGAGGAGGTAACGGCCACGTGTACAGCACACGGCGAGACAGGCTCCATCATCTTCTACATCAATGAGGGTTCCAAAATTATTCAGGAGGAAAGGGTCAACTCCGACCAGTTGGAAGTCAAGATTCACTTCGGCGTTGGCATCCACATGATTCACTGTTCCTATATTGTCCTCATGGCACCAGAAACCTTCAAGTCCGAACGCAGCAACACTGCCACTGTTTCAGTCAAAG AACATAACATCAGACCAGTTTTGGAGATTTCACCTCAGTCCAAGATCTATGAAGGAGACCATCTCAATGTCTTGTGCACCATCAGAGGCTTTCCCAAAAGCTATGGAACAGTCCGCCTCTATTTGAACCACGGCGACAGGCTTCTTGGCACTGGAAACACCGAAGTCAACCACAGCTTGGTCGCACTGGCAAAGGACCCCGGGGATTTTGAGTGCAAATTAGAGATGGGACGCATATCAAAAGttgacacaaaaacagtttcagtgatGG agctgttttcaaaGCCCACCCTCACCATTACTCCCTCTgaaatttttcaaaatgaattcaTGACACTAACCTGCAGAAGTGAGATCTACGTTTCTGAAAGACTCAGCACAGAAGAGCTGACTTACAATCTTGAGCCGGATGACAGCGGACTGACCAAGAGAAGCCCTGGCGTATATACTGGCTACGCCCTGCTGGATAATGCCAACTATACCTGTGTAGCTAAAGCCAAGGGCATCATGAAATTCAGTGAAACCCTGACTGTACGTCCTAAAG TTTCTGTCTCCGTTCCAAAGATCTCAGTGGATGGCAAAGTGGTGCTAGGACAACCCTTCAAGATCCGCTGTCACTCAGAAAATGGCAGCTTGCCGATCAACTACACCCTGCAGAAGGGGCATGAGCAGCTGAAAACAACCAGCATAGAGCTGCCCACTCAGCAAGCTCTCTTCACAGTCACCATCGCCAAGCCTGAGGAAATAAGGGAGTACAAGTGCAAGGCTAAGAATAATCACAGGCCAGCCTCATCCAGTGAAGGTCTCGTTGCTGCTGTTATAG AGCCTTTGACGAACCTGACTCTGACTGTCATCCCCCCCTTATCGGAAATCTCTGAGGGAGATCATCTCTACTTGATATGTGGCACTAAAGGCACACCGCCGGTCACCTTCAGGTGGTACCGTTCtggaagaaaacagccactgtaCACCACCACGTCTGACTCGAACAACACGGCCTACCAGGTCCCCAGTTTGTCCAAACATCACAGTGGTAGATACCACTGTGAGGCTGTCAACCACGCCAACAACGTCATCCACAGTGAGATGGTCAACATAGAGG TACGCCTGGCGCTGTGGAAGAAAGCACTAATCGGGGGAGTTTGTCTGCTAGTGGCGTTGGTGCTGGTGGCTGTGGGTTTGCTGTACTTCAAATCCAAAAGAGGTAGAGAGACCTACAGTCCCTCAACTCAACTGT TGAGGATGGTCAGaactgcagtcagtgtgtggagTGATCGACCACCTGAAGCAG CCAATGATGAGGAAAGCAGTGCTGTGTCCAGTGAACCTGATGTGGAGTACACAGAGGTGGTGCATCCCCAGCCAGTGGATACTGCCAGAG GTGCT
- the si:dkey-237i9.8 gene encoding platelet endothelial cell adhesion molecule isoform X6 yields the protein MGLLLLLTSSLLSNYFHPGIAVDMKQLFTIRNITLSIEPSNNVTRDTDVTLRCKASVSSTGDQVLNREYTIYKDSNIVYTKSSSTSEDLLYPLPKARVSNIGRYKCKINIEDRQMTSEAEKLTVTGMSNPVLRLNKSEISEGEEVTATCTAHGETGSIIFYINEGSKIIQEERVNSDQLEVKIHFGVGIHMIHCSYIVLMAPETFKSERSNTATVSVKEHNIRPVLEISPQSKIYEGDHLNVLCTIRGFPKSYGTVRLYLNHGDRLLGTGNTEVNHSLVALAKDPGDFECKLEMGRISKVDTKTVSVMELFSKPTLTITPSEIFQNEFMTLTCRSEIYVSERLSTEELTYNLEPDDSGLTKRSPGVYTGYALLDNANYTCVAKAKGIMKFSETLTVRPKVSVSVPKISVDGKVVLGQPFKIRCHSENGSLPINYTLQKGHEQLKTTSIELPTQQALFTVTIAKPEEIREYKCKAKNNHRPASSSEGLVAAVIEPLTNLTLTVIPPLSEISEGDHLYLICGTKGTPPVTFRWYRSGRKQPLYTTTSDSNNTAYQVPSLSKHHSGRYHCEAVNHANNVIHSEMVNIEVRLALWKKALIGGVCLLVALVLVAVGLLYFKSKRGRETYSPSTQLLRMVRTAVSVWSDRPPEAANDEESSAVSSEPDVEYTEVVHPQPVDTARGAPDHHDY from the exons ATGGGCCTCCTACTACTGCTCACCTCCTCGCTCCTGTCTAACT ACTTCCATCCAGGGATAGCAGTGGACATGAAGCAGT TATTCACGATAAGAAACATCACCCTGTCCATTGAGCCCAGCAATAATGTGACTCGAGACACTGATGTGACTCTGAGATGCAAGGCCAGTGTCAGCAGCACGGGGGACCAGGTACTGAATCGTGAGTATACAATATACAAGGACAGCAACATTGTCTACACCAAGAGCTCCAGCACTTCAGAGGATCTTCTGTACCCGCTGCCCAAGGCCAGAGTCTCCAACATTGGCAGGTATAAGTGCAAGATCAACAttgaggacagacagatgacCAGCGAAGCCGAAAAACTCACAGTAACAG GCATGTCAAACCCAGTTCTCCGCCTTAACAAAAGTGAGATCAGTGAAGGGGAGGAGGTAACGGCCACGTGTACAGCACACGGCGAGACAGGCTCCATCATCTTCTACATCAATGAGGGTTCCAAAATTATTCAGGAGGAAAGGGTCAACTCCGACCAGTTGGAAGTCAAGATTCACTTCGGCGTTGGCATCCACATGATTCACTGTTCCTATATTGTCCTCATGGCACCAGAAACCTTCAAGTCCGAACGCAGCAACACTGCCACTGTTTCAGTCAAAG AACATAACATCAGACCAGTTTTGGAGATTTCACCTCAGTCCAAGATCTATGAAGGAGACCATCTCAATGTCTTGTGCACCATCAGAGGCTTTCCCAAAAGCTATGGAACAGTCCGCCTCTATTTGAACCACGGCGACAGGCTTCTTGGCACTGGAAACACCGAAGTCAACCACAGCTTGGTCGCACTGGCAAAGGACCCCGGGGATTTTGAGTGCAAATTAGAGATGGGACGCATATCAAAAGttgacacaaaaacagtttcagtgatGG agctgttttcaaaGCCCACCCTCACCATTACTCCCTCTgaaatttttcaaaatgaattcaTGACACTAACCTGCAGAAGTGAGATCTACGTTTCTGAAAGACTCAGCACAGAAGAGCTGACTTACAATCTTGAGCCGGATGACAGCGGACTGACCAAGAGAAGCCCTGGCGTATATACTGGCTACGCCCTGCTGGATAATGCCAACTATACCTGTGTAGCTAAAGCCAAGGGCATCATGAAATTCAGTGAAACCCTGACTGTACGTCCTAAAG TTTCTGTCTCCGTTCCAAAGATCTCAGTGGATGGCAAAGTGGTGCTAGGACAACCCTTCAAGATCCGCTGTCACTCAGAAAATGGCAGCTTGCCGATCAACTACACCCTGCAGAAGGGGCATGAGCAGCTGAAAACAACCAGCATAGAGCTGCCCACTCAGCAAGCTCTCTTCACAGTCACCATCGCCAAGCCTGAGGAAATAAGGGAGTACAAGTGCAAGGCTAAGAATAATCACAGGCCAGCCTCATCCAGTGAAGGTCTCGTTGCTGCTGTTATAG AGCCTTTGACGAACCTGACTCTGACTGTCATCCCCCCCTTATCGGAAATCTCTGAGGGAGATCATCTCTACTTGATATGTGGCACTAAAGGCACACCGCCGGTCACCTTCAGGTGGTACCGTTCtggaagaaaacagccactgtaCACCACCACGTCTGACTCGAACAACACGGCCTACCAGGTCCCCAGTTTGTCCAAACATCACAGTGGTAGATACCACTGTGAGGCTGTCAACCACGCCAACAACGTCATCCACAGTGAGATGGTCAACATAGAGG TACGCCTGGCGCTGTGGAAGAAAGCACTAATCGGGGGAGTTTGTCTGCTAGTGGCGTTGGTGCTGGTGGCTGTGGGTTTGCTGTACTTCAAATCCAAAAGAGGTAGAGAGACCTACAGTCCCTCAACTCAACTGT TGAGGATGGTCAGaactgcagtcagtgtgtggagTGATCGACCACCTGAAGCAG CCAATGATGAGGAAAGCAGTGCTGTGTCCAGTGAACCTGATGTGGAGTACACAGAGGTGGTGCATCCCCAGCCAGTGGATACTGCCAGAG GTGCT
- the si:dkey-237i9.8 gene encoding platelet endothelial cell adhesion molecule isoform X5: protein MGLLLLLTSSLLSNYFHPGIAVDMKQLFTIRNITLSIEPSNNVTRDTDVTLRCKASVSSTGDQVLNREYTIYKDSNIVYTKSSSTSEDLLYPLPKARVSNIGRYKCKINIEDRQMTSEAEKLTVTGMSNPVLRLNKSEISEGEEVTATCTAHGETGSIIFYINEGSKIIQEERVNSDQLEVKIHFGVGIHMIHCSYIVLMAPETFKSERSNTATVSVKEHNIRPVLEISPQSKIYEGDHLNVLCTIRGFPKSYGTVRLYLNHGDRLLGTGNTEVNHSLVALAKDPGDFECKLEMGRISKVDTKTVSVMELFSKPTLTITPSEIFQNEFMTLTCRSEIYVSERLSTEELTYNLEPDDSGLTKRSPGVYTGYALLDNANYTCVAKAKGIMKFSETLTVRPKVSVSVPKISVDGKVVLGQPFKIRCHSENGSLPINYTLQKGHEQLKTTSIELPTQQALFTVTIAKPEEIREYKCKAKNNHRPASSSEGLVAAVIEPLTNLTLTVIPPLSEISEGDHLYLICGTKGTPPVTFRWYRSGRKQPLYTTTSDSNNTAYQVPSLSKHHSGRYHCEAVNHANNVIHSEMVNIEVRLALWKKALIGGVCLLVALVLVAVGLLYFKSKRVRMVRTAVSVWSDRPPEAANDEESSAVSSEPDVEYTEVVHPQPVDTARVPLRKGTDTVYSELKNPPHGAPDHHDY, encoded by the exons ATGGGCCTCCTACTACTGCTCACCTCCTCGCTCCTGTCTAACT ACTTCCATCCAGGGATAGCAGTGGACATGAAGCAGT TATTCACGATAAGAAACATCACCCTGTCCATTGAGCCCAGCAATAATGTGACTCGAGACACTGATGTGACTCTGAGATGCAAGGCCAGTGTCAGCAGCACGGGGGACCAGGTACTGAATCGTGAGTATACAATATACAAGGACAGCAACATTGTCTACACCAAGAGCTCCAGCACTTCAGAGGATCTTCTGTACCCGCTGCCCAAGGCCAGAGTCTCCAACATTGGCAGGTATAAGTGCAAGATCAACAttgaggacagacagatgacCAGCGAAGCCGAAAAACTCACAGTAACAG GCATGTCAAACCCAGTTCTCCGCCTTAACAAAAGTGAGATCAGTGAAGGGGAGGAGGTAACGGCCACGTGTACAGCACACGGCGAGACAGGCTCCATCATCTTCTACATCAATGAGGGTTCCAAAATTATTCAGGAGGAAAGGGTCAACTCCGACCAGTTGGAAGTCAAGATTCACTTCGGCGTTGGCATCCACATGATTCACTGTTCCTATATTGTCCTCATGGCACCAGAAACCTTCAAGTCCGAACGCAGCAACACTGCCACTGTTTCAGTCAAAG AACATAACATCAGACCAGTTTTGGAGATTTCACCTCAGTCCAAGATCTATGAAGGAGACCATCTCAATGTCTTGTGCACCATCAGAGGCTTTCCCAAAAGCTATGGAACAGTCCGCCTCTATTTGAACCACGGCGACAGGCTTCTTGGCACTGGAAACACCGAAGTCAACCACAGCTTGGTCGCACTGGCAAAGGACCCCGGGGATTTTGAGTGCAAATTAGAGATGGGACGCATATCAAAAGttgacacaaaaacagtttcagtgatGG agctgttttcaaaGCCCACCCTCACCATTACTCCCTCTgaaatttttcaaaatgaattcaTGACACTAACCTGCAGAAGTGAGATCTACGTTTCTGAAAGACTCAGCACAGAAGAGCTGACTTACAATCTTGAGCCGGATGACAGCGGACTGACCAAGAGAAGCCCTGGCGTATATACTGGCTACGCCCTGCTGGATAATGCCAACTATACCTGTGTAGCTAAAGCCAAGGGCATCATGAAATTCAGTGAAACCCTGACTGTACGTCCTAAAG TTTCTGTCTCCGTTCCAAAGATCTCAGTGGATGGCAAAGTGGTGCTAGGACAACCCTTCAAGATCCGCTGTCACTCAGAAAATGGCAGCTTGCCGATCAACTACACCCTGCAGAAGGGGCATGAGCAGCTGAAAACAACCAGCATAGAGCTGCCCACTCAGCAAGCTCTCTTCACAGTCACCATCGCCAAGCCTGAGGAAATAAGGGAGTACAAGTGCAAGGCTAAGAATAATCACAGGCCAGCCTCATCCAGTGAAGGTCTCGTTGCTGCTGTTATAG AGCCTTTGACGAACCTGACTCTGACTGTCATCCCCCCCTTATCGGAAATCTCTGAGGGAGATCATCTCTACTTGATATGTGGCACTAAAGGCACACCGCCGGTCACCTTCAGGTGGTACCGTTCtggaagaaaacagccactgtaCACCACCACGTCTGACTCGAACAACACGGCCTACCAGGTCCCCAGTTTGTCCAAACATCACAGTGGTAGATACCACTGTGAGGCTGTCAACCACGCCAACAACGTCATCCACAGTGAGATGGTCAACATAGAGG TACGCCTGGCGCTGTGGAAGAAAGCACTAATCGGGGGAGTTTGTCTGCTAGTGGCGTTGGTGCTGGTGGCTGTGGGTTTGCTGTACTTCAAATCCAAAAGAG TGAGGATGGTCAGaactgcagtcagtgtgtggagTGATCGACCACCTGAAGCAG CCAATGATGAGGAAAGCAGTGCTGTGTCCAGTGAACCTGATGTGGAGTACACAGAGGTGGTGCATCCCCAGCCAGTGGATACTGCCAGAG TCCCACTGAGAAAAGGCACAGACACAGTGTACAGCGAGCTCAAAAACCCGCCACATG GTGCT